A region from the Actinoplanes sp. OR16 genome encodes:
- a CDS encoding slipin family protein: MPEVIVRSGTRGLKYLDGRLDAVLEPGRYRLPRRARIEITHVDLRERELNIKGQEILTADKVAVRVNIITHFRVTDPVAAVERVADYADRVYSDVQLAARRSLASMTLEAILTNRNQLSEDILRDVEGVSATYGVQIIRADVKDLVFPGNLQDVMNRVLTAQRMAEAQMVEARTRADREALEASARAESTRLAAEADATAKRIRADAEVDALRRLAEAAEAYARHPALLRLRELETLGALGANAEARLYIGFDKHVEP; this comes from the coding sequence ATGCCCGAAGTAATCGTCCGCAGCGGAACCCGTGGCCTGAAATACCTGGACGGCCGGCTCGACGCGGTCCTCGAGCCGGGCCGATACCGGCTGCCCCGCCGCGCCCGCATCGAGATCACCCACGTCGACCTGCGCGAGCGTGAGCTGAACATCAAGGGCCAGGAGATCCTGACCGCCGACAAGGTCGCCGTCCGGGTCAACATCATCACGCATTTCCGGGTGACCGACCCGGTCGCCGCCGTGGAGCGCGTCGCCGACTACGCCGACCGCGTCTACAGCGATGTGCAGTTGGCCGCGCGGCGCTCGCTGGCCTCGATGACGCTCGAAGCCATCCTGACCAACCGCAACCAGCTCAGCGAGGACATCCTGCGCGACGTCGAGGGCGTCTCCGCGACGTACGGCGTCCAGATCATCCGTGCCGACGTTAAGGACCTGGTCTTCCCCGGCAACCTGCAGGACGTCATGAACCGGGTGCTCACCGCCCAGCGCATGGCCGAGGCGCAGATGGTCGAGGCCCGCACCCGAGCCGACCGCGAGGCACTGGAGGCCTCGGCGCGCGCCGAGTCGACCCGCCTGGCCGCCGAGGCCGACGCCACGGCGAAGCGCATCCGCGCCGACGCCGAGGTGGACGCGCTGCGCCGGCTGGCCGAGGCCGCCGAGGCGTATGCACGGCACCCCGCCCTGCTCCGCCTCCGCGAGTTGGAGACGCTCGGCGCACTCGGCGCCAACGCCGAGGCCCGCCTCTACATCGGCTTCGACAAGCACGTCGAGCCCTGA
- a CDS encoding FAD-dependent monooxygenase, whose translation MDNSVLVVGGGIAGLAAARALRERDIPVEVAERGGARSDGLAINLPGNAITALTALGVGDGLRRLGRPTGRREYRSARGRLLFAVDEDAFWGSDARPRCVRRSDLLALLTGGLDVAVRRATVREVRPSSRTEVLFEGGERADYGFVVGADGVRSVVRAAVTDQSGVRSSLLSAASWRFMAPNPGVDCWTVWSGAGGAFLLIPVDDHEVYGYASGVRGGAIGGSPEWLRETFGGYPSPVRSVLESITELYHSPIEEVRALRWSSGRCVLIGDAAHATAPIWAQGAALAVEDALVLAALLAGDAREPGGGWDTVGARFEQRRRGRVTHVQEATDRFSRAAGLPTWLRNPLLPVIGPRVYRETYSALRTLDIHPPR comes from the coding sequence ATGGACAATTCCGTACTTGTGGTGGGCGGTGGCATCGCCGGCCTCGCTGCCGCCCGGGCGCTGCGCGAGCGGGACATCCCGGTCGAGGTCGCCGAGCGAGGTGGCGCGCGGTCCGACGGCCTGGCGATCAACCTGCCCGGAAACGCGATCACCGCGCTGACGGCGCTCGGCGTCGGCGACGGGCTGCGGCGGCTCGGGCGGCCCACCGGGCGGCGCGAGTACCGGTCGGCCCGCGGGCGGCTGCTCTTCGCCGTGGACGAGGACGCGTTCTGGGGGAGTGACGCGCGGCCGCGCTGCGTACGGAGAAGTGATCTTCTGGCGCTCCTCACCGGCGGCCTGGACGTGGCGGTGCGCCGGGCCACCGTGCGGGAGGTGCGCCCGTCGTCCCGTACCGAGGTGCTCTTCGAGGGCGGTGAGCGTGCGGACTACGGGTTCGTGGTCGGCGCCGACGGTGTGCGGTCGGTGGTGCGCGCGGCCGTCACCGATCAGTCCGGCGTCCGATCGTCGCTGCTCAGCGCGGCCAGTTGGCGGTTCATGGCGCCCAACCCGGGCGTGGACTGCTGGACGGTGTGGTCCGGTGCCGGTGGAGCGTTCCTGCTGATCCCGGTGGACGACCACGAGGTGTACGGATACGCGTCGGGCGTCCGTGGCGGCGCGATCGGCGGTTCGCCGGAGTGGCTCCGGGAGACGTTCGGTGGCTACCCGTCCCCGGTCCGTTCCGTGCTGGAGAGCATCACGGAGCTCTACCACTCGCCGATCGAGGAGGTACGCGCACTGCGCTGGTCGTCCGGCCGCTGCGTGCTGATCGGCGACGCCGCGCACGCCACCGCCCCGATCTGGGCCCAGGGCGCCGCGCTGGCCGTGGAGGACGCGCTGGTGCTGGCCGCCCTGCTGGCCGGCGACGCGCGGGAGCCGGGCGGCGGCTGGGACACCGTGGGGGCCCGCTTCGAACAGCGGCGGCGGGGGCGGGTCACCCACGTCCAGGAAGCCACCGACCGCTTCTCCCGCGCGGCCGGCCTGCCGACCTGGCTGCGCAACCCGCTCCTGCCGGTGATCGGCCCCCGGGTCTACCGCGAGACCTACTCCGCACTGCGAACACTCGACATCCATCCACCTCGGTGA
- a CDS encoding DUF6817 domain-containing protein — translation MSDDIDVRAWLRGRGTDTVRHPGGTLYQHLCRVSERLAGLGHDQEVQDAGLTHAAYGTDGFDLALFFWQERDELRGLVGTEAEELVYLYGSCDRDRSWSRLAETGEVTDRFTGGVTKLDRERLKEFVDLSLVNELDVIEQSPAVLERNRRYFGELFTAWEPVADESLVKETRQLLSRL, via the coding sequence ATGAGCGATGACATCGATGTGCGGGCATGGCTTCGGGGGCGCGGCACCGACACGGTGAGGCACCCCGGCGGGACGCTCTACCAGCATCTCTGCCGGGTGTCCGAGCGGCTGGCCGGGCTCGGTCACGATCAAGAGGTACAGGATGCCGGGCTGACGCACGCGGCGTACGGGACGGACGGCTTCGACCTGGCTCTCTTCTTCTGGCAGGAGCGCGACGAGCTGCGGGGGCTCGTCGGGACGGAGGCCGAGGAGCTGGTCTACCTCTACGGGTCGTGCGACCGGGACCGCAGCTGGAGCCGGCTGGCCGAGACCGGTGAGGTGACCGATCGCTTCACCGGCGGCGTGACGAAGCTCGACCGGGAGCGACTGAAGGAGTTCGTCGACTTGAGCCTGGTCAACGAGTTGGACGTGATCGAGCAGAGCCCGGCGGTCCTGGAGCGCAACCGCCGGTACTTCGGTGAGCTGTTCACGGCCTGGGAGCCGGTGGCCGATGAGTCGCTGGTGAAGGAGACCCGTCAGCTGTTGAGCCGCTTGTAG
- a CDS encoding DUF2203 domain-containing protein, producing MGLFTLPQARSELERLRPVLDEIVTIRADLVELSAALTPGGAPTDLGGLPERKAAEARLNELMTEVQQTGAELKGVAPLLVDFPADLDGVPVLLCWLEGDTDLAWYHRADLGFAGRRRLPATAG from the coding sequence ATGGGGTTGTTCACGCTGCCACAGGCCCGTTCCGAGCTGGAACGCCTGCGCCCGGTCCTCGACGAGATCGTCACCATCCGAGCCGACCTGGTCGAACTGTCTGCCGCTCTGACCCCCGGCGGCGCACCCACCGACCTGGGCGGCCTGCCGGAACGCAAGGCGGCGGAAGCGCGCCTCAACGAACTGATGACCGAGGTGCAGCAGACCGGCGCCGAACTCAAGGGCGTGGCCCCGCTGCTCGTCGACTTCCCGGCCGACCTGGACGGCGTCCCCGTCCTGCTCTGCTGGCTGGAAGGCGACACCGACCTGGCCTGGTACCACCGGGCCGACCTGGGTTTCGCCGGCCGCCGGCGCTTGCCCGCCACCGCCGGCTGA
- a CDS encoding CdaR family transcriptional regulator: MPTDLAPAMRPRLPATVDAIATAVEDTAAEAAGNAKFARDVRNAVQVALDRFLDLAGTGEPALPPKIREVFVALGAGEARENRGPEMLLGALRTAARLMLRTASESLAAQRPITVDELIDLADATSAYADELAAACTDGLARQLREQAGEGDRRRRQMADLLLRGGAPSEVARDAASSIGWPALDTIVPVLLPPDQARDARFRFGADGVVTERGRDAVLLLRGGPRAERTALTEALQGREAVVGPALGWAEVPEAVRLAERTAELVRPASEPIFADDHFAALALRGETGALAVLSARRLAPLVGLRAGQREQLLVTLESWLRHWGSRTSVAAELFVHPQTVSYRLNRLRDLIGDDLDDPAARFELLLVLAYRSRPTSI, translated from the coding sequence TTGCCCACCGATCTGGCGCCGGCGATGCGCCCGCGGCTGCCCGCAACGGTCGATGCGATCGCGACAGCGGTCGAGGACACCGCCGCGGAGGCCGCCGGAAACGCCAAGTTCGCCAGGGACGTCCGGAACGCCGTACAGGTCGCGCTGGACCGCTTCCTCGACCTGGCCGGGACCGGGGAGCCGGCGCTGCCGCCGAAGATCCGGGAAGTGTTCGTGGCGCTGGGCGCCGGCGAGGCCCGGGAGAACCGTGGACCGGAGATGCTGCTGGGCGCGTTGCGTACGGCGGCCCGGCTGATGCTGCGGACCGCCTCGGAGTCGCTCGCCGCGCAGCGGCCGATCACCGTCGACGAGCTGATCGACCTGGCCGACGCCACCAGCGCGTACGCCGACGAGCTCGCCGCGGCCTGCACCGACGGTCTGGCCCGGCAGTTGCGGGAGCAGGCCGGCGAGGGTGACCGGCGGCGTCGCCAGATGGCCGACCTGCTGCTGCGTGGCGGCGCGCCCTCGGAGGTGGCCCGGGACGCGGCGTCGAGCATCGGCTGGCCGGCTCTGGACACGATCGTCCCGGTGTTGCTGCCACCCGATCAGGCCCGCGACGCCCGTTTCCGATTCGGCGCCGACGGCGTGGTGACCGAGCGTGGCCGGGACGCGGTTCTGCTGCTCCGGGGCGGTCCGCGTGCCGAGCGGACCGCGCTCACCGAGGCGTTGCAGGGCCGCGAGGCGGTGGTCGGTCCGGCTCTGGGCTGGGCCGAGGTCCCGGAGGCGGTCCGGCTGGCCGAGCGCACCGCTGAACTGGTGAGACCGGCGTCCGAGCCGATCTTCGCGGACGATCACTTCGCGGCTCTGGCGCTGCGAGGCGAGACGGGCGCCCTCGCGGTCCTCTCGGCGCGCCGCCTCGCGCCACTCGTCGGCCTTCGCGCGGGGCAGCGCGAGCAGCTGCTGGTCACTCTGGAGAGCTGGTTGCGGCATTGGGGTTCTCGTACGTCGGTAGCCGCCGAATTGTTCGTGCACCCCCAGACGGTCAGCTACCGCCTCAACCGCCTCCGGGACCTGATCGGCGACGATCTGGACGACCCGGCGGCCCGGTTCGAACTGCTCCTGGTGCTCGCCTACCGCAGCCGCCCGACCTCGATCTGA
- a CDS encoding diguanylate cyclase domain-containing protein, protein MAVGAAGGEDRDRSATRWMRGAFATFYLVLAITNLLLLDGFAQVSTVFLATFTGLLLAVAALWRRDWSDHLGYVPVVNGVAQVALTGEIHWTTTLMLTLVCVAAAVPRRTFLGATVLGCAGWVASVAWVPSLRVTDLAYWVVQLFIAALVAAILHEALRRRQRQLRLARDEISAVADRFGSLFHASPSGVAIADENDVIVAVNQAFCDLVGLPEEKLIGVDCAAFSSAVPSSAVSSSAVSSSAVPSSAVPSSAVPSSAVPSSAVPSSAVPPEPSAAQASAAQSGPVAVPPEPPAGSSVFAAPPLTDLSGGSPSAGVGFERRLERPDGTVRWVWSAVGRSTDRVLIQLQDVTDRHLAEAAMRESDRLLAAVSQAARRIRTGEDARSTIIDAVRELAEADSVSLMEPLTAQALVVTGAAGAQVLGTLIPLNGSSMTARVYVDGQPVFLADATQDPRVSPALLALVDGRSMMWQPVIADGVVVAVLVVGWTRRVASVGDHRARAVAMLADETALALEHERLLRRLEQMAFTDTLTGLPNRRAWQSRLATLFAQDCPLAVAIADLDRFKRYNDTHGHLLGDELLQRTAEAFAAELHGDDVIARWGGEEFVIALPGRTTSSAFEVLERVRLATPDEETCSIGYAVWDGTESAERLLERADAALYQAKDNGRDMVQAAEVPAAEVPASATAGRGR, encoded by the coding sequence ATGGCCGTGGGCGCTGCTGGAGGCGAGGACCGGGACCGGTCCGCCACCCGGTGGATGCGCGGCGCCTTCGCGACGTTCTACCTGGTCCTCGCGATCACCAACCTCCTGCTGCTCGACGGGTTCGCGCAGGTCAGCACGGTGTTCCTGGCCACCTTCACCGGTCTGCTGCTGGCCGTCGCGGCGCTCTGGCGGCGGGACTGGAGCGATCATCTCGGCTATGTGCCGGTCGTGAACGGGGTGGCGCAGGTCGCCCTCACCGGCGAGATCCACTGGACGACCACGCTGATGCTCACCCTGGTGTGCGTGGCGGCTGCGGTGCCCCGGCGTACGTTCCTGGGCGCCACCGTCCTGGGCTGCGCCGGATGGGTGGCCTCGGTCGCCTGGGTCCCGTCGCTGCGGGTGACCGATCTGGCCTATTGGGTCGTGCAGCTGTTCATCGCCGCGCTCGTGGCCGCGATCCTGCACGAGGCGCTGCGCAGGCGACAGCGGCAGCTGCGCCTGGCCCGCGACGAGATCTCCGCCGTCGCTGACCGATTCGGAAGCCTCTTCCACGCTTCCCCCTCAGGCGTCGCCATAGCCGACGAGAACGACGTGATCGTGGCCGTGAACCAGGCATTCTGCGACCTGGTAGGCCTACCCGAGGAGAAACTGATCGGCGTCGACTGCGCAGCCTTCTCCTCGGCCGTCCCGTCCTCCGCTGTCTCGTCCTCCGCTGTCTCGTCCTCCGCTGTCCCGTCCTCCGCTGTCCCGTCCTCCGCCGTCCCGTCCTCCGCCGTGCCGTCCTCCGCCGTCCCGTCCTCCGCCGTCCCTCCCGAACCCTCGGCCGCCCAGGCCTCGGCCGCCCAGTCCGGTCCTGTGGCCGTCCCTCCTGAGCCCCCGGCCGGATCTTCCGTTTTCGCCGCTCCTCCCTTGACCGATTTGTCGGGAGGTTCACCTTCTGCGGGCGTCGGCTTCGAGCGGCGCCTGGAACGGCCGGACGGCACGGTCCGCTGGGTGTGGTCAGCGGTAGGCCGCAGCACGGACCGGGTCCTCATCCAGCTCCAGGACGTCACCGACCGGCACCTCGCCGAGGCCGCCATGCGCGAATCGGACCGCCTGCTGGCAGCCGTCTCGCAGGCGGCGCGGCGGATCCGTACCGGCGAGGACGCCCGCAGCACGATCATCGACGCGGTCCGGGAACTCGCCGAAGCCGACAGCGTCAGCCTCATGGAGCCCTTGACCGCGCAGGCGCTCGTCGTCACCGGCGCGGCCGGCGCGCAGGTCCTCGGCACCTTGATCCCGCTGAACGGCAGCTCGATGACGGCCCGCGTCTACGTCGACGGGCAGCCGGTGTTCCTGGCCGACGCCACCCAGGACCCGCGGGTGTCGCCGGCGCTGCTGGCCCTGGTGGACGGCCGATCGATGATGTGGCAGCCGGTGATCGCCGACGGCGTCGTCGTGGCCGTCCTGGTCGTCGGCTGGACCCGCCGCGTCGCCTCGGTGGGTGATCACCGCGCCCGTGCCGTGGCGATGCTCGCCGACGAGACCGCCCTGGCCCTGGAGCACGAACGCCTGCTGCGCCGCCTGGAGCAGATGGCCTTCACCGACACGCTCACCGGCCTGCCGAACCGCCGGGCCTGGCAATCCCGCCTCGCGACGCTCTTCGCACAGGACTGCCCGCTCGCGGTGGCGATCGCCGACCTGGACCGCTTCAAGCGCTACAACGACACCCATGGGCATCTGCTGGGAGACGAGCTTCTTCAACGTACGGCCGAAGCCTTCGCGGCAGAACTGCACGGCGACGACGTGATCGCCCGCTGGGGAGGGGAGGAGTTCGTGATCGCCCTCCCGGGCCGGACCACGTCCTCGGCCTTCGAGGTCCTCGAACGCGTGCGCCTGGCCACCCCGGACGAGGAGACGTGCAGCATCGGCTACGCGGTCTGGGACGGCACCGAGTCGGCCGAGCGGCTGCTGGAGAGGGCGGACGCGGCGCTGTACCAGGCCAAGGACAACGGCCGCGACATGGTCCAGGCAGCAGAGGTCCCGGCGGCAGAGGTCCCGGCGTCCGCCACGGCCGGCCGGGGGAGGTAG
- a CDS encoding ferredoxin produces the protein MKVTVDREVCCGAGQCVLLAPEVFDQDEDDARVLLLAPSPGPADQAATEDAAAVCPTGAISIMR, from the coding sequence GTGAAGGTGACGGTCGATCGAGAGGTGTGCTGCGGTGCGGGCCAGTGCGTGCTGCTCGCCCCGGAGGTCTTCGATCAGGATGAGGACGACGCGCGGGTGCTGCTGCTCGCACCCTCCCCCGGCCCGGCGGACCAGGCGGCCACCGAGGACGCCGCCGCCGTGTGCCCGACCGGCGCCATCTCGATAATGCGTTGA
- a CDS encoding FGGY-family carbohydrate kinase, with protein MAVAPQVLAIDLGTSGMKAALVAADGTVTGWAERPVPLRVLPGGGAEQDPVAWWDALAEVVADLGRSHPEFLKAVTTICSSTQGEGTIAVDAEGQPLTQCITWLDMRGAAHLRRQFKGFPSYDGMSVLKIARWLRLTGGMPSVTGKDPAAHMLFIRDEMPDVYARTKTFLNVLDWINLKLTGRTVATVDSILTSWVTDNRKADAIRYAPSLVAASGIDADKFPPIVTCTEVIGTLAPSAADHLGLSSSVQVVAGAVDNTAAAVGAGTVRDDEAHLYLGTSSWIAAHVRRKKTDVVAGIASIPCAIPDRYLMTALQATAGANLTWLRDKIVEFDDPIVSAGHVSRDEGTIFDAFDKIIPSVPAGAGGVLYMPWLYGERAPVDDPNLRAGFLNISLETTRSDLLRAVFEGVALNTRWMTGAVGRFLGKPMDSLVITGGAARSSSWCQIFADVLGVEIRRDSRPVLVNARGAGWIGAVGAGMIGFSDISDLARNDESFVPGPDHARYNEIFEIYTRLHKQLAPVYKRLNS; from the coding sequence ATGGCGGTCGCCCCTCAGGTCCTGGCCATCGACCTCGGCACCTCGGGGATGAAGGCCGCCCTTGTCGCGGCCGACGGGACGGTCACCGGCTGGGCCGAGCGCCCGGTGCCGCTGCGGGTGCTGCCCGGTGGCGGCGCCGAGCAGGACCCGGTCGCGTGGTGGGACGCGCTCGCCGAGGTCGTCGCCGATCTCGGCCGCTCGCACCCCGAGTTCCTGAAGGCGGTCACCACGATCTGCTCGTCCACGCAGGGCGAGGGGACGATCGCCGTGGACGCTGAGGGGCAGCCGCTGACACAGTGCATCACCTGGCTCGACATGCGGGGAGCCGCGCATCTCCGGCGACAGTTCAAAGGCTTTCCCTCGTACGACGGAATGTCCGTCCTGAAAATCGCCCGATGGCTGCGCCTGACCGGGGGCATGCCGTCCGTCACCGGCAAGGATCCGGCAGCGCACATGCTGTTCATCCGTGACGAGATGCCCGACGTGTACGCGCGGACGAAGACGTTCCTGAACGTCCTCGACTGGATCAATCTGAAGCTCACCGGTCGCACGGTGGCGACTGTCGACTCCATCCTGACCTCCTGGGTGACCGACAACCGGAAAGCGGACGCGATCCGGTACGCACCCTCCCTGGTCGCCGCCAGCGGGATCGACGCGGACAAATTCCCGCCGATCGTCACGTGCACCGAGGTGATCGGCACGCTTGCCCCCAGCGCTGCCGATCACCTCGGTCTTTCCTCGTCGGTGCAGGTGGTCGCGGGCGCCGTCGACAACACCGCCGCGGCAGTGGGCGCCGGAACCGTCCGTGACGACGAGGCCCACCTCTACCTGGGCACGTCGTCGTGGATCGCCGCGCACGTGAGACGCAAGAAGACCGACGTGGTCGCCGGCATCGCGTCGATCCCGTGCGCCATCCCGGACCGCTATCTGATGACCGCGCTGCAGGCCACGGCGGGCGCGAACCTCACCTGGCTCCGCGACAAGATCGTGGAGTTCGACGACCCGATCGTCTCCGCCGGGCACGTCAGCCGCGACGAGGGAACCATCTTCGACGCCTTCGACAAGATCATCCCGTCGGTGCCGGCCGGCGCCGGCGGCGTGCTCTACATGCCGTGGCTCTACGGCGAACGCGCGCCCGTCGACGACCCGAACCTGCGCGCCGGCTTCCTCAACATCTCCCTCGAGACGACCCGCTCGGATCTGCTGCGGGCCGTCTTCGAGGGGGTCGCCCTGAACACCCGCTGGATGACCGGGGCGGTCGGCAGATTCCTCGGGAAGCCGATGGATTCGCTGGTCATCACGGGTGGGGCGGCGCGCTCGTCATCGTGGTGCCAGATCTTCGCGGACGTGCTCGGGGTGGAGATCCGGCGGGATTCGCGGCCGGTTCTGGTCAACGCTCGGGGTGCCGGGTGGATCGGCGCGGTGGGAGCGGGGATGATCGGCTTCTCCGACATCTCGGATTTGGCGCGAAATGACGAGTCCTTCGTCCCGGGGCCCGATCACGCCCGTTATAACGAGATTTTTGAGATCTATACTCGCCTGCACAAGCAGCTGGCACCGGTCTACAAGCGGCTCAACAGCTGA
- a CDS encoding aminotransferase class III-fold pyridoxal phosphate-dependent enzyme, with protein MKHQLSRRHVVDMCRTMLERGYLKATEGNVSVRIPGHELYAVTPSNYDYDKMRDEDICIVDFNGKHVPDLDGAGGLVPSIECGMHANIYRTRPDVNAIVHTHQPYASALAFLRKPIPALTDEQVRFLGREVAIIDYAPSGTGFLAKNVQKKVVSGDNAFIIANHGVVAVGTDPDRAVFNMALLEKVSIAYLMALTSEAGKVYTIPSTIREIAFSKLKKDEKRIASQIVDAVEPVRVDAGEQLPSADAVADAEADAAGYITDKSEMSSAELGYSISEYLDVDDTLRRLKALVAQPLRGLRHDALLDTLNYYETKCTASKEITERAKKRIPGGVQHNLAFNYPFPLAIDKAEGAYLTDRDGNVYIDFLQAGGPTILGSNYAPVNERVAEVIKESGPVTGLFHEYELKLAEIINKYMPHIEMYRSLGSGTEAVMAAVRAARAFTGKKMVIKVGGAYHGWSDTMVYGLRVPGSFRMNAKGIPWGATERTRETFPHDLGTLRRKLIENKVRGGTAAVIVEPLGPESGTRPVPYDYNAAVRKLCDEFGALLVFDEVVTGFRTGLGGAAGYFGVTPDLTVFGKAVSGGYPMAGGVGGRSDIMNVFGSGLDGKSGAHIQVGGTLSANPLSCAAGYFAIQEMARTNAPVIAGRAGDRLTRGLQRLIDKYGLPYVAYNQGSIVHLESSGVMLLDMRNPVKLLKENKGRKKLMEQMGAAYAAHGIITLAGSRMYTSMADTDEVIDDALNRFDQVFALVEGV; from the coding sequence GTGAAACATCAGCTGTCCCGTCGCCATGTGGTCGACATGTGCCGGACCATGCTCGAGCGCGGATACCTGAAAGCGACCGAGGGCAACGTCTCGGTCCGCATCCCGGGTCACGAGCTCTACGCGGTCACGCCGAGCAACTACGACTACGACAAGATGCGCGACGAGGACATCTGCATCGTCGACTTCAACGGCAAGCATGTCCCGGATCTCGATGGGGCCGGCGGTCTGGTTCCGTCGATCGAGTGCGGGATGCACGCGAACATCTATCGCACCCGCCCTGATGTGAACGCGATCGTGCACACGCATCAGCCGTACGCCTCCGCCCTGGCCTTCCTCCGGAAGCCGATCCCGGCGCTGACCGACGAGCAGGTGCGGTTCCTCGGCCGCGAAGTCGCGATCATCGACTACGCGCCGTCGGGCACCGGGTTCCTCGCGAAGAACGTCCAGAAGAAGGTCGTGAGCGGGGACAACGCCTTCATCATCGCCAATCACGGCGTGGTGGCGGTGGGCACCGACCCGGATCGGGCGGTGTTCAACATGGCGCTGCTGGAGAAGGTGTCGATCGCCTATCTGATGGCGCTGACGTCGGAGGCCGGCAAGGTCTACACGATCCCGTCGACGATCCGTGAGATCGCCTTCAGCAAGCTCAAGAAGGACGAGAAGCGGATCGCTTCGCAGATCGTCGACGCGGTCGAGCCGGTGCGCGTCGACGCCGGCGAGCAGCTGCCGAGCGCCGACGCGGTCGCAGACGCAGAAGCGGACGCAGCAGGCTATATTACCGACAAATCGGAAATGTCGTCTGCGGAGCTCGGCTACTCGATCTCGGAATACCTCGACGTCGACGACACTCTCCGCCGCCTCAAGGCCCTCGTCGCCCAGCCCCTGCGCGGCCTGCGCCACGACGCGCTGCTCGACACCCTGAACTACTACGAGACCAAGTGCACGGCCAGCAAGGAGATCACCGAGCGGGCCAAGAAGCGCATCCCCGGCGGGGTGCAGCACAACCTCGCGTTCAACTATCCGTTCCCGCTCGCGATCGACAAGGCCGAGGGCGCGTACCTGACCGACCGCGACGGCAACGTCTACATCGACTTCCTGCAGGCCGGTGGCCCGACGATCCTGGGCAGCAACTACGCGCCGGTCAACGAGCGGGTCGCCGAGGTGATCAAGGAGAGCGGGCCGGTCACCGGGCTGTTCCACGAGTACGAGCTGAAGCTCGCCGAGATCATCAACAAGTACATGCCGCACATCGAGATGTACCGCTCGCTCGGCTCCGGCACCGAAGCCGTGATGGCGGCGGTCCGGGCCGCTCGCGCGTTCACCGGCAAGAAGATGGTGATCAAGGTCGGTGGGGCGTACCACGGCTGGTCCGACACCATGGTCTACGGCCTGCGGGTGCCGGGCAGCTTCCGGATGAACGCGAAGGGCATCCCGTGGGGCGCCACCGAGCGGACCCGGGAGACCTTCCCGCACGACCTCGGCACGCTGCGGCGGAAGCTGATCGAGAACAAGGTGCGCGGTGGCACGGCCGCCGTGATCGTGGAGCCGCTCGGGCCCGAGTCCGGCACGCGGCCGGTGCCGTACGACTACAACGCCGCCGTGCGCAAGCTGTGCGACGAGTTCGGCGCGCTGCTGGTCTTCGACGAGGTCGTGACCGGTTTCCGTACCGGCCTCGGCGGCGCCGCCGGGTACTTCGGCGTCACCCCCGACCTGACCGTGTTCGGCAAGGCGGTCTCCGGTGGCTACCCGATGGCCGGTGGCGTCGGCGGCCGCTCGGACATCATGAACGTGTTCGGCTCCGGCCTGGACGGCAAGAGCGGCGCGCACATCCAGGTCGGCGGCACCCTCTCGGCGAACCCGCTCTCCTGCGCCGCCGGGTACTTCGCGATCCAGGAGATGGCCCGCACCAACGCGCCGGTGATCGCGGGACGGGCCGGCGACCGGCTCACCCGCGGGCTCCAGCGGCTCATCGACAAGTACGGCCTGCCGTACGTGGCGTACAACCAGGGCTCGATCGTCCACCTGGAGTCGAGCGGCGTCATGCTGCTCGACATGCGCAACCCGGTGAAGCTGCTCAAGGAGAACAAGGGGCGCAAGAAGCTGATGGAGCAGATGGGCGCTGCGTACGCGGCCCACGGCATCATCACCCTCGCCGGCTCGCGCATGTACACCTCGATGGCCGACACCGACGAGGTCATCGACGACGCCCTGAACCGGTTCGACCAGGTCTTCGCACTGGTCGAGGGAGTCTAG